TGCAGTGTGGGGGGCGGCGGGTGCAGTGTGGGGCAGGTCCATTCCCCAGTGCATCAGGAGGCCCGGGGTTGTAGAGGAGTGGACGGGCTGCAGGCCTCACCCGTCTCTTCTGCCCACACAGGGGAGTCCTCCCCAGGTTTCTCCAAGGAGATTGCGGCGGCCCTGGCCGGAGTGCCTGGCTTTGAGGGGCCAGccgctgggctggggctggggctggaggaggaccTGCGCATGGAACCGCTGGGCCTGGAAGGGCTCCACATGCTGAGTGACCCCTGTGCGCTGCTGCCCGATCCTGCTGTGGAGGACTCGTTCCGCAGCGACCGGCTGCAGTGAGGGGCCTTGGCGGAGCCCCTCTTCGTGACCTTTCCCCATCACTGTCCCTTTCCTCCCAACCCCCTGGCCAGTAGAGACTCCGCTCTGCCCCCAGATCCTCTTTCTCACATGAATGAGGGATCCTAGGAATGAGAAAAAGTGAGGGGTTTGTCCAGGTGGCCCCTGAATTCTGCACAAGGGGCGGGCCTGGGGGAGCTGCGGGGAGGGCCTGAAGCACTTGTAACTTTGAACCTGAACCGTCTGTCTGGAGGTCAGAGCCTGTTGGAAGGCTGGGGGGGGGTGAAGGGGGGACCCTGAGGCCTTGGGGTGGGCAGTGCCAGCCCCTCCTCACAACTCCTCCCCCTTGCGGTGGAGGAGAGAGCCAGAgtggatattattttttattaaatatattatatgttaataaaaaaatcatatcaaACACTTGGTGTGGTGTCTATTCTTGGGGATGCATTTGGGGATCCAGAGAATCCCTGGGGCCAGGCCCTTGTGTCTGTTAGGGTTTCTGCATCTTCCTGTCACTGTTGTGGCTCGTGGCAGGGTTCCAGCTTCAGAATTTGTACCCAGCATGGAATGTGGCAGTCACGACTGGAAGCGACTGGATGCCGGCTCCCAGACAGCACGAGGGCTCTCCTGTGTGcgggccccccgcccccgggccctGGCTGGGAGTCAGGCAAGGAGGCCGCTGCCTGCTGAGCACTCAGGctgctgtcccccccaccccacccagaccCCCACCCCCGGAGCAGCTGGCCCCAAGCCCCAAGGACCGCCTGGCAGAGGGAGGGTCTCCAGGAGGATTTTATGCCCCGGGTGGGTGCCGGGCAGGGCTCGGGTTGGCTCCCTCTTTCGTACGGGCCTTTTGATCCCGGAGAACCTGGAAGACAAGTGGTACCTGGCCAGGCTCTGACCTCGCGCTGCGGGTCTGCGCTGCGGGTCTGCGCCTGGCTTCCTCCCCGCGCCCGCATTCCCAGCCCGGCCGGCTCTGTTCCGCTGTCCCTGTGTGCCAGCCGGCCTGCTCGCAGGGTCCCCACGGGCCCTCCTCTTTCTGTCTCGGGCTGCCAGCCCTCCGGCCGCAGGAGCCTCTGCCCTCCGCTCCTGTCCCCGCCGCGACCGGCCGCCTCCGGGACTCGCGCACCGCGCAGCGCCGCCGTCCGCTCTTCCTCTGTCCAAAGCCCCCCTTTCCGGACAGGGAACCGAGAGCTTGTGGCCGAGGCCCGCAGGGGATGCAGGGTGCCCCAGACCTGGGAGTGGGGGCGTCACGGGGTCGGCGCAGCCTGGGCCTCCCGGGGCCCGCGGCCAGGCGCCCTGGCGGCATGTGACCCGGCCCCGGGGCTGGCCCGGCGCCCGCCGCCTGCGTGCAGGGGGCCCTCCCGGCCGCCAGGGGTCGCGCTGCAGGCGCCGGGCGGGCGCGGCGGGGTCACGGCCgcggtgggggtgtggggggggccgCGGAGAAAGCGGGGCGCGCGGACGAGCCCGGCGCGGCGCCCCCGCCGCCTGTCCCTCCGCCCGCCGCCCGGCGGGGAGCGCGCTGAGCCGGGCGCCATGTCCGGGGCCGGGtagcccgccgcccgccgcccgccgcccgcctccGAGCCGCCCGCCcgcgggccgggggccggggagCCGCGGGCCGGCAGGTAgggccgggcggggggcggggggcggggagggggtgcgggcgggccggcgggcggggcggcgggcggcgctGCTGGTTCCGCTTCCTCCGCCGCGGGGAAGTGAAAGCGCGGGGAGCCCGCCGGGCAGGGGCGGGCGCGCAGGTGTGCGGGGGGCGCCCCCCCCCGgcccgcctccccctcccccgcccggtcCGCGGCTCTCGGGCCGGGACCCGCCGCGTGTGGCCGCgctgggctgggggggtgggggggtccggGGGGGGGCGCGCGGGGCGGCGGAGGGCGGCTGCGGGCCGGCCCCGCGGTCCCCCCCGCCGCACGCCCCGGGGCCGACTTCCGCCCGCGCAGCTTCCCCTCGCGGGTTTCGGGAAgtgccctcccttcccctcccgaGCGCCCCGTGCCTCGGGCCCTGCGCTGCAGCCTCCCGCCGAGCTGCTCCCCAGGCTGCGCGCCCGGGCTCTGGGGACCCCCCCGGGGCCCCCCGCTGTCGGGTTGGGCCATGGCGGCAGGTGAGGACCCCGTGCGCGGAGGCCCGTGGGGCGCCCGGCTCCCTCCCTGCGTCCTGCGAGCGAGGGCGGGTGGCCGGACCGCCTCCCGCGGCGGCGTCGACCTAACTTCAGGCTCCTGGAGGTGGAGGGCGCTGGGCTTTCCGTCGGGTTAGTGCGCAGGGAGGAGAAAGGACACGAGTCTGGGGAAGACGCACGAAAACTTGGGTCTTGTGGGCCTTCCTGGAAACCCGTGGGGTCCTGCTGAAAACCCAGAGGTGCGCTCTTTAAGAACCTTAGCTGGACCGGGAGGTTCTGATGATGTCATCAGTAGAGGGGGAAGGTCGGAAACCCTTCAAACTGACTGTCAGGTCGGCATGATGTCACTGCAGGCCATTACAGAGAAGACTGTGGTCCCGGCCGCCAGGAGTCAGGCCGGGTGGGCCCTTTAAAGGGATTAGAGGAGCCGTGTGGGGTCAGAGCCCAGGGCAGCTGTGGGCGATGCAGCGGAGCAGGGCTTGCCTGGGGAGCGGGTGGGTGCCACCCGGAGGGAGGGTCCTGGCCTCCTTCCTTGCCTGGTGACGTCACAGGCCGGCTAGCTCAGGGTTGGCCGAGCAccactgacctcccctcccctcggAAGGActgaggagaggagggagcagagggtggCCCCGGGGTCGCCTCCCTTGCTTCTTCACATCTCCTCCCCGCCACCGTTCCAGATGCCGTGAGCGAGGGGGGGGCCATGGCGGAGGAGCGGCCCCCCCGGCTGGTGGACTACTTCGTGGTAGCTGGGCTTGCAGGGAACGGAGCACCCATCCCGGAGGAGACGTGTGTCCCCGAACCTAGTGGGCCCCTGCGCGCTCCCCGGCCAGCCGATCCCATCACGGACGTGGCAGTCATTGCCAGGGCGCTGGGCGAGGAGGTGCCACAGGGCTACACCTGCATCCAGACCTCGGCGGGGGGCCACCCCTTGGAACTCAGTGCTGGCCTCCTGGGGGGAACTCAGCCGGTCATCTGCTACCGCAGGGGCCGTGACAAGCCCCCCCTCGTTGAGCTGGGGTGCGTGTCCCTCCTGTGTGGGCaccaggggaggtggggagagtcAGGGGCTGGGTTGCGGGCAGAAAGAGAGCAGGCCGGagacagggagcagggggaggtggaTGCACCCGGTCCATACGTGGAGTTGGGCGGTGGACTAGTGTGGCTGCTGGCTCGCTGTGGGATCTGGGGCCGGGTCTTGAGCCCCtctggagaagggaagggacacCGCCCCACAGGGTGGTTGAGAAGATTGAAGGAGGCTATCCGCATGTGGGACTTGGCTCGGGGTCATAAGTGGAAGCTTTTCCTCTTGGCGCTTACAAATGAGTAGGAGGAGAGCCGCGGAAGGCTGAAGAGGGGCGTACTGACCGAGAAGCAGAGCCGAGCTTAGGAGAGGACGCACAGGGTTCTGGAGGGTAGAGCCCTGCAGGAAGTGGGCCCTGCTGCCCGGTTTGATAGGGCCAAGGCTGCAAGGCTGGTGGGTAGGACTAGTTGGCCAGATCTGGCAGGAATGGGGTCTTTCTCGTCTGCCCCGAGACCTTGACGTCTGTGCCCGCTCTCTGCGTCCAGGGTCCTGTATGAAGGGAAGGAACGACCCAAGCCTGGCGTCCAGGTGCTGGACACGACCCCCTATAGCCACTCGGCCAACCTGGCCCCTCCCGGCCCTGGGCACCCCCGCACCTACCTCACTTGCCGGCGGGCAGCAGAGGGGGCGGGGCTCCATGCCCTGGGCATCACGGACCTCTGCCTGGTGCTGCCCAGCAAGGGCGAGGGCACGCCTCATACTTACTGCCGACTGGCCCGCAACCTCAACCCTGGCATGGTGAGCAGGGCCCCTTGGCCGGGTGCGAAGGCCTGCACCGAGCTGGTGTGGGGGTTGGGCACAGGGCATAGAGGGCGCCCTGCCACTGGGGCCTCTTATGCCCAGGGTGGGCCCAGAGGAGTGACTAGTCTTGGGAGACCAGGATTGTTGGGAGGTTtttccttgaagattttatttatttattggggcaggGAGATGTGAGAGAGGGGAGGATttccagcaggctccatgcccagcccggagcccgacatggggctcgatctcttaactctgggatcaggactgagccgaaaccaagagtcggatgctcggCCGGCTGAGGcacccagaggccccaggatTATTGGGAGTTTTAAAGACAAGAGACCCCTGCAACGTAGGtgggctcagtcgattaagcgtctgacttgatctcagggtcgtgagttccgGCCCTGCAttattgggctctacactgggcatggagcctctttaaaaactttttaatttttttaaataaaattcaaaagatgaCAGAGGAGTGGTAGAGGACATGACGCCCAGAAATCTGTCGGCTATGTGTCTGTCTCTTGTCGTTTCTGGGACAGTGGGGCCCAGCGGTCTACCTGTGCTACAAGGTGGGCCTGGCCAAGGCCAACACGCTGGTGTACGAGGCAGGTGAGTGGCCCCTGTGTCCCTCCAAGCCCTTGGTCCTTAATGTCCCCCTCGCCTGCTGCCTCTTGGCTGGTACCCTCAGTGTGCCCAGACCCCACTTCCCCGTCGCCACTCGGCCCTTCTCTGGCGTCCCGGGAGCCCTCCCCTGAGCCTGATCGACCCTCCTCCTTTCGGTCCGTCCCCACACCCCGCTGCTGGGGGCGCAGAGCTGCTGGGTCGCTACCCAGAGGAGGACAACGAGGCGTTCCCACTGCCCGAGTCCGTGCCCGTCTTCTGCCTGCCCATGGGAGCCACTGTTGAGTGCTGGCCTGCCCAGACCAAGTACCCCGTGCCCGTCTTCTCCACCTTCGTGCTCACGGGCGCGGCGGGTGACAAGGTGGGTGTGCGAGTGCGCTGAGGGGTCCCGGCCCCGCCGAGCCCGCCTCACGGCTTCTCTTCCCCGTCGCCGCCCGCATCCCCAGGTGTACGGCGCCGCCCTGCAGTTCTACGAGGCCTTCCCGAGGGCCCGGCTGTCGGAGCGCCAGGCGCGGGCCCTGGGCCTGCTGAGCGCCGTGGAGCGGGGCCGGCCGCTGGGGGGCCGGGCGGTGCGCAGCCGCCGCGCCATCGCCGTGCTGTCGCGCTGGCCCGCCTTCCCCGCCTTCCGCGCCTTCCTCACCTTCCTCTACCGCTACTCCGTCTCGGGCCCCCACCGCCTGCCCCTGGAAGCGTGAGCACCGTGGCCGGCCGGCCTGCGGGGAGGGGGGCGAGGGGGCTGGCTGCCGGGGCCGGTGGGGGCTCGGGCAGGGGTGCACCGCAGTGCAGACGGGGTTGTGGGGtttgtgcaggggtgggggggcctaGGAGGCCACTGCCTGAGGTGAGCGAGGCTCCGAGCTAGGGGGTATGAGGTTCTTGTGGGGGAAGCGGGGAAGGGGGGCGGGAGAGAGaactggggagtctgcctctgacCCGCAGCCCTCTCTTCCCCAGGCACATCTCTCACTTCATTCACAACGtgcccttcccttccccacaGAGACCCCGCATCCTGGTGCAGGTGTGAGCCTAggcctggcgggggtgggggggtgggggggtgggggtggccttCCTCTTTCTGACCTGCTGCTCCTCTGCCTCCCAGATGTCTCCCTATGACAACCTGCTCCTCTGCCAGCCGGTttcctcacccctgcccctcagGTATGTGTTCGGGGGGAGGGTGCTATGATGACCAAGGACCCGGGAGGTGCCAGGCAGGTGGGCACAGGCCAGGCCCCAGTGGCCTCTGCGCCTGGTGTCTGGGGAGGGGTCTCCAGGGTCCCTGGTGACCCCCTCCCGGCATCCCCGCAGCGGGGCGAGCTTCCTGCAGCTGCTGCAAAGCCTGGGCCCTGAGCTGGCCATCACGCTGCTGCTGGCCGTGCTCACAGAGCACAAGCTGCTGGTCCACTCGCTGCGGCCAGACCTGCTCACCAGCGTCTGCGAGGCCCTGGTCTCCGTGAGTGCCACCCCATCGGGCCCTTCCTTCTCGGGAGATTCCCACCTGTGCATCACCCCAGCCGCTCCTGACCCGACTCTACTTCCTCTTGCTTCCTCGGGGGCATGGGTGGGGGTGTCCCTCGGCCTCCTCCCTGGGCACCGTCTCCATACAGCAGGAGTCGGGGGCTGTTCTCCGATCCCCACCCTGGCCTGtgccccccctccctcctgcacccCCTCAGCTGCCCCAGGCTCCTGCTCACTGGTACCCCCTCCCTGGTGCCCCAGATGACCTTCCCGCTGCACTGGCAGTGCCCCTACATCCCGCTGTGCCCGCTGGCGCTGGCAGATGTGCTGAGCGCCCCCGTGCCCTTCATCGTGGGGATCCACTCCAGCTACTTCGACCTGCACGACCCGCCTGCCGACGTCGTCTGTGTCGATCTTGACACCAACACGCTCTTCCCGTGAGAGGGCGGGGCCTCCCTCAGGCTGGTGGGGGCCctgccacacgcacacacaaccTTGGGCGAGCCCCGGGGGAGGTTGGCGAGCAGCCCCAcagccccttctcctctctgcgGATCTCACAGGACCGAGGAGAAGAAGCCCCTGTCCCCTCGGACCCTGCCCCGCAAGCCCTACAAGGTTCTGCTGGCCACCCTGACGAGCCTGCACCAGCAGCTGGACCAGAGTGAGAGCCCTGGGCTAGGGTGGGGATCAGAAACTGGCACTGACCTTGAGCCCCCAGATAGGGAGGCCTGGGGAGAGCTAGACCTTCCTTGAGGAGCTTAGAGGTATTAGGGTTTCCACGGGAGCGCTGCGTGCGCAGGGTCACTGGGGTGGCTTGAAACCATTCCCCACTGGAGTTGCTCCGGTCAGTACTGGCCAGGGGGTGCCGGAGCCGGCCCTGACCCCAGCTGCCTTGGTCCCCAGCATACACTGGGCCTGAGGAGGAGGCGTCCCTGGAGTTCCTGCTGACGGACTACGAGGCGGTGTGTGGGCGCCGGGCGCGGCTGGAGCGTGAGGTCCAGGGAGCTTTCCTCCGCTTTATGGCCTGTCTGCTCAAGGGCTACCGGGACTTCCTGCGCCCGCTCACCCAGGCCCCCTCCGAGGGGGCTCGGGATGTTGACAACCTCTTCTTCCTGCAGGGTAGGGAGGCCTGTCTCTGCGTGGAGagctggcgggggaggggtgctgggctTCGGGCAACGGGCGCGATGGGCAGTGTTAGAGGCACCAGCCGCATACTTGCCTCTGGGCTTGGAGTCGGGGCGCCGAGATACACCAGTACTGGCCTGCCCTCTGGGGGCCCAGGGCTTGGAGTGCAGTGCTCCTGGGGCCAAGCTCTCCCTGGGGACCTGACTTCAGGGACCCCAGTCTGAGGCCCTgggtgcagacagacagaagggtGGGCCCCACGAGACTGGTGCTCTGCACCCGCGGGCGTCCTGCCTGAGGAGCCCAAGAGAGGCCGTGGGGGCTGGGGCCCCGATGGGGCCCGCTGACCCCTGCGACccgtccccacccccgcccccccggccAGGCTTCCTCAGATCCCGGGAGCGCTCCAGCCACAAGCTGTACTGCCAGCTGCTGCGCACACAGATGTTCTCGCAGTTCATCGAGGAGTGCTCCTTTGGCTCCACTCGGCACGCTGCCCTCGAGTTCTTCGACTCTTGTGTCGACAAGGTACTGGGCGCCGTCTGCCCTGCGTGCACCCTGTTACTGCTCCAAGCACTGGACCCTGGCCCGCGTCGGGGTGCCCCCCGCTGCAGTTACACAGGGCACGCGGCTGCCTTCACAGACACACTGGCCCCCTGTGCCCGTCACCCGCCCCCAGCGGTATCTCAGGGGCCTCAGGGGTGCCCGGGCCCATGTGCTCCTTCCCCATCACGGTGCTGCTCGGCGATGCCATCTCCTGGACAGCTGGGAGTGGCGCCCACTGTGCCTGCCGCCCTGACGCTCATCCTCACCATCCTGCGGCAGGTCCACCCGGAGCAGGAGAAGCCTGAGCCGACGCCCTTGGTGGAGCTAGAGGAGCTGTCAGGGAGTGAGCTCACGGTCTTCATCACACCCCCCGAGGAGCCTCCAGCCCCAGAGGGCGGCGAACCGCCCCCCCAGTACTGGTGAGAGCCTCTTGCTCCCCTGAGGCCGCCCTCGCCTGCTGGTCCCTGCTATTGCCTCTTTCTGCCCCCGCAGCTACGACGGGTTCCCAGAGCTGCGGCCTGAGCTGTTCGAGTCCCCGCGGGAGCAGCCTGGGGCGCTGCCCGTGCCCGGCCCGGCCCGTAGCGCGCCCAGCAGCCCTGCCCCTCGCCGGACCAAGCAGGTGACCGGGACGTGGGCCCCACACCGGCACCTGACTTGGGCCGTTTTTTTAGCTGGGAGGCAGACGTGAGGGTGGCTCCGCTATGATTAGCAGGTTTCAGTGCGCCTGGCCCGTCAGACGTCAGCTGCTGGCCCTGCTGTCCTTGCCACCACCTTCGTCTTCCAAGCTCTGGAAGCTGGAGTCTGTCCACGCTTGAGAGCTGGGCATCTCTGCCTGGGGTCTCGTCACCAAACCCTGGGTGCAGCGTCCATCCTGCCCCCTCGGAGCCCAGGCCCTGCCTCGGGGAGGGGTCTGCGTCTCCCCCACCGTTCTGAGACATGCCGTGGCCTGGTCCTTACCCGGGTGTGCCCTGCCCTATCCAGGAGATGAAGGTGGCCCAGCGGACGGCGCAGAAGTCAGCAGCCGTGCCGGAGCTGTGGGCCCGGTGCCTGCTGGGACACTGCTACGGGCTGTGGTTCCTGTGTCTGCCGGCCTACGTCCGCTCGGCGCCCTCCCGCGTACAGGCCCTGCACACGGCCTACCACGTGCTGCGCCAGATGGAGAGCCGCAAGGTGGTGCTGCCTGATGAGGTGGGGGCCTGTGCGGCtgcgggcagggagggaggctgccagggccctggggtaGGGGGAGCCGTGAGGTCTGTGGGGACCGAGGGAGGCTGAAACCCGGGCGCTGGTtgggggggagaagggggtgctgagccgtgggtgggggcaggggatgggcccCTCACCCCGCTCTCTCCCGGCACAGGTGTGTTACCGGGTGCTGATGCAGCTGTGCTCCCATTATGGGCAGCCTGTGCTGTCCGTGCGCGTCATGCTGGAGATGCGGCGGGCGGGTGTCGTGCCCAACACCATCACCTACGGCTACTACAACAAGGTTCGGGGTCTGCTTGGGGCGGGACAGTCGTCAGTGCCAGGTGTGGTGCGGGGAGGCTGCTGCTCCCTGACGCCCCTGCCCCCCGCCGCAGACCGGCCCTGTGACCACCGTCAGCCCCTGTACTGGGCAGGGACGCAGGCGGCTCCCTCACTTGCCTGGGCCCCGACGAGGAGCGCGGCCTCCGCCCCACAGTAGTCCTGATGTGAGCCAGCGGTTGCACCTCACGCATTTGCTCTCTGTTCATCGTTAATGCAGGCCGCCCACCCCCCGCATCTTTTGGGGTGTGGTGAGGGCGCAGAGAGCGGCTGGCTTGTCCAGGGTTCCACAGGGAGGAAATGAGGGAGTCAGGGCACGGAACACAGGCAGAGCAACGGCTTCTGCGTTTGGGCCCTTTACCACAGTACTGAACTGGTTTTTACATGATGAAACTCATCGATGAccagaaaagtgaaaatattttttcaaagccATATGCTTCCTAAGTAGCAGAGTCTGGATACAAAGTATCCACACAGCTTCTGGTTTCCTCCAGATCTCGCCCAGGTGGGCTTGCTCCTGGCCGAACCATCGGCAGGATGTTTGCAGGGGGAGGTGGCCCCTGGGCGCCTGGCGTCCCTGGAGCAGGCAGCGGCCACCCGGCTGCGGTCAGGGCGTGAAGAAGGCCATCTTGATGGGCACTGTGCTTGGCAGGCCGTGCTGGAAAGCAAGTGGCTGTCGGGTACACCGGGTGGGCGCCTGCGCTGGGCCAAGCTCCGGAACGTTGTCCTGGGGGCTGCTCAGTTCCGCCAGCCCTTGAGAgaacggcggcggcggcgggaacAGGAGGCGGCCGCACAAGAGGCGGGCAGCGGCCGGACAGGTGGGCACGGGT
This portion of the Mustela lutreola isolate mMusLut2 chromosome 14, mMusLut2.pri, whole genome shotgun sequence genome encodes:
- the DENND4B gene encoding DENN domain-containing protein 4B isoform X2 — encoded protein: MAEERPPRLVDYFVVAGLAGNGAPIPEETCVPEPSGPLRAPRPADPITDVAVIARALGEEVPQGYTCIQTSAGGHPLELSAGLLGGTQPVICYRRGRDKPPLVELGVLYEGKERPKPGVQVLDTTPYSHSANLAPPGPGHPRTYLTCRRAAEGAGLHALGITDLCLVLPSKGEGTPHTYCRLARNLNPGMWGPAVYLCYKVGLAKANTLVYEAELLGRYPEEDNEAFPLPESVPVFCLPMGATVECWPAQTKYPVPVFSTFVLTGAAGDKVYGAALQFYEAFPRARLSERQARALGLLSAVERGRPLGGRAVRSRRAIAVLSRWPAFPAFRAFLTFLYRYSVSGPHRLPLEAHISHFIHNVPFPSPQRPRILVQMSPYDNLLLCQPVSSPLPLSGASFLQLLQSLGPELAITLLLAVLTEHKLLVHSLRPDLLTSVCEALVSMTFPLHWQCPYIPLCPLALADVLSAPVPFIVGIHSSYFDLHDPPADVVCVDLDTNTLFPTEEKKPLSPRTLPRKPYKVLLATLTSLHQQLDQTYTGPEEEASLEFLLTDYEAVCGRRARLEREVQGAFLRFMACLLKGYRDFLRPLTQAPSEGARDVDNLFFLQGFLRSRERSSHKLYCQLLRTQMFSQFIEECSFGSTRHAALEFFDSCVDKVHPEQEKPEPTPLVELEELSGSELTVFITPPEEPPAPEGGEPPPQYCYDGFPELRPELFESPREQPGALPVPGPARSAPSSPAPRRTKQEMKVAQRTAQKSAAVPELWARCLLGHCYGLWFLCLPAYVRSAPSRVQALHTAYHVLRQMESRKVVLPDEVCYRVLMQLCSHYGQPVLSVRVMLEMRRAGVVPNTITYGYYNKAVLESKWLSGTPGGRLRWAKLRNVVLGAAQFRQPLRERRRRREQEAAAQEAGSGRTEPCLERPSPTRPLQRQTTWAGRSFRDPASPAGRLVKSGSLGSARGAQPTVEAGVAHMIEALGVLEPRGSPVPWRDGSLSDLSLTGEEPAPGGSPEDSGSALSAQSVEALEGLSGRAPKAGGRQEEASTPRRGLGARLQQLLTPSRRSPASRTAPPELPPELPPPAHRSPMDSLLRPRERPGSTASESSASLGSEWDLSESSVSSLGLRRSSERLSDTPGSSQPPSLEILLSSCSLCSACDSLVYDEEIMAGWAPDDSNLNTVCPFCACPFVPLLSVQTLDSRPSAPSPKPVPAGASSSKDAPVPGGPGPVLSDRRLCLALDEPQLCNGHTGAASRRVDEGAWAYLSPLVLRKELESLVENEGSEVLALPELPAAHPIIFWNLLWYFQRLRLPSILPCLVLASCDGPPPSQAPPPWLTPDPAAVQVRLLWDVLTPDPSSCPPLYVLWRVHSQIPQRVVWPGSIPAALGLELLEAVLRHVGLNEVHKAVGLLLETLGPPPSGLHLQRGIYREILFLTMAALGKDHVDIGAFDKKYKSAFNKLASSMGKEELRQRRAQMPTPKAIDCRKCFGAPLEC
- the DENND4B gene encoding DENN domain-containing protein 4B isoform X3 encodes the protein MAADAVSEGGAMAEERPPRLVDYFVVAGLAGNGAPIPEETCVPEPSGPLRAPRPADPITDVAVIARALGEEVPQGYTCIQTSAGGHPLELSAGLLGGTQPVICYRRGRDKPPLVELGVLYEGKERPKPGVQVLDTTPYSHSANLAPPGPGHPRTYLTCRRAAEGAGLHALGITDLCLVLPSKGEGTPHTYCRLARNLNPGMWGPAVYLCYKVGLAKANTLVYEAELLGRYPEEDNEAFPLPESVPVFCLPMGATVECWPAQTKYPVPVFSTFVLTGAAGDKVYGAALQFYEAFPRARLSERQARALGLLSAVERGRPLGGRAVRSRRAIAVLSRWPAFPAFRAFLTFLYRYSVSGPHRLPLEAHISHFIHNVPFPSPQRPRILVQMSPYDNLLLCQPVSSPLPLSGASFLQLLQSLGPELAITLLLAVLTEHKLLVHSLRPDLLTSVCEALVSMTFPLHWQCPYIPLCPLALADVLSAPVPFIVGIHSSYFDLHDPPADVVCVDLDTNTLFPTEEKKPLSPRTLPRKPYKVLLATLTSLHQQLDQTYTGPEEEASLEFLLTDYEAVCGRRARLEREVQGAFLRFMACLLKGYRDFLRPLTQAPSEGARDVDNLFFLQGFLRSRERSSHKLYCQLLRTQMFSQFIEECSFGSTRHAALEFFDSCVDKVHPEQEKPEPTPLVELEELSGSELTVFITPPEEPPAPEGGEPPPQYCYDGFPELRPELFESPREQPGALPVPGPARSAPSSPAPRRTKQEMKVAQRTAQKSAAVPELWARCLLGHCYGLWFLCLPAYVRSAPSRVQALHTAYHVLRQMESRKVVLPDEVCYRVLMQLCSHYGQPVLSVRVMLEMRRAGVVPNTITYGYYNKAVLESKWLSGTPGGRLRWAKLRNVVLGAAQFRQPLRERRRRREQEAAAQEAGSGRTEPCLERPSPTRPLQRQTTWAGRSFRDPASPAGRLVKSGSLGSARGAQPTVEAGVAHMIEALGVLEPRGSPVPWRDGSLSDLSLTGEEPAPGGSPEDSGSALSAQSVEALEGLSGRAPKAGGRQEEASTPRRGLGARLQQLLTPSRRSPASRTAPPELPPELPPPAHRSPMDSLLRPRERPGSTASESSASLGSEWDLSESSVSSLGLRRSSERLSDTPGSSQPPSLEILLSSCSLCSACDSLVYDEEIMAGWAPDDSNLNTVCPFCACPFVPLLSVQTLDSRPSAPSPKPVPAGASSSKDAPVPGGPGPVLSDRRLCLALDEPQLCNGHTGAASRRVDEGAWAYLSPLVLRKELESLVENEGSEVLALPELPAAHPIIFWNLLWYFQRLRLPSILPCLVLASCDGPPPSQLAASLCVLEHCHRSASSPLPAGP
- the DENND4B gene encoding DENN domain-containing protein 4B isoform X1 encodes the protein MAADAVSEGGAMAEERPPRLVDYFVVAGLAGNGAPIPEETCVPEPSGPLRAPRPADPITDVAVIARALGEEVPQGYTCIQTSAGGHPLELSAGLLGGTQPVICYRRGRDKPPLVELGVLYEGKERPKPGVQVLDTTPYSHSANLAPPGPGHPRTYLTCRRAAEGAGLHALGITDLCLVLPSKGEGTPHTYCRLARNLNPGMWGPAVYLCYKVGLAKANTLVYEAELLGRYPEEDNEAFPLPESVPVFCLPMGATVECWPAQTKYPVPVFSTFVLTGAAGDKVYGAALQFYEAFPRARLSERQARALGLLSAVERGRPLGGRAVRSRRAIAVLSRWPAFPAFRAFLTFLYRYSVSGPHRLPLEAHISHFIHNVPFPSPQRPRILVQMSPYDNLLLCQPVSSPLPLSGASFLQLLQSLGPELAITLLLAVLTEHKLLVHSLRPDLLTSVCEALVSMTFPLHWQCPYIPLCPLALADVLSAPVPFIVGIHSSYFDLHDPPADVVCVDLDTNTLFPTEEKKPLSPRTLPRKPYKVLLATLTSLHQQLDQTYTGPEEEASLEFLLTDYEAVCGRRARLEREVQGAFLRFMACLLKGYRDFLRPLTQAPSEGARDVDNLFFLQGFLRSRERSSHKLYCQLLRTQMFSQFIEECSFGSTRHAALEFFDSCVDKVHPEQEKPEPTPLVELEELSGSELTVFITPPEEPPAPEGGEPPPQYCYDGFPELRPELFESPREQPGALPVPGPARSAPSSPAPRRTKQEMKVAQRTAQKSAAVPELWARCLLGHCYGLWFLCLPAYVRSAPSRVQALHTAYHVLRQMESRKVVLPDEVCYRVLMQLCSHYGQPVLSVRVMLEMRRAGVVPNTITYGYYNKAVLESKWLSGTPGGRLRWAKLRNVVLGAAQFRQPLRERRRRREQEAAAQEAGSGRTEPCLERPSPTRPLQRQTTWAGRSFRDPASPAGRLVKSGSLGSARGAQPTVEAGVAHMIEALGVLEPRGSPVPWRDGSLSDLSLTGEEPAPGGSPEDSGSALSAQSVEALEGLSGRAPKAGGRQEEASTPRRGLGARLQQLLTPSRRSPASRTAPPELPPELPPPAHRSPMDSLLRPRERPGSTASESSASLGSEWDLSESSVSSLGLRRSSERLSDTPGSSQPPSLEILLSSCSLCSACDSLVYDEEIMAGWAPDDSNLNTVCPFCACPFVPLLSVQTLDSRPSAPSPKPVPAGASSSKDAPVPGGPGPVLSDRRLCLALDEPQLCNGHTGAASRRVDEGAWAYLSPLVLRKELESLVENEGSEVLALPELPAAHPIIFWNLLWYFQRLRLPSILPCLVLASCDGPPPSQAPPPWLTPDPAAVQVRLLWDVLTPDPSSCPPLYVLWRVHSQIPQRVVWPGSIPAALGLELLEAVLRHVGLNEVHKAVGLLLETLGPPPSGLHLQRGIYREILFLTMAALGKDHVDIGAFDKKYKSAFNKLASSMGKEELRQRRAQMPTPKAIDCRKCFGAPLEC